The DNA region GCTGTATCGACATTCTGCCCTGGGAACGTCTGGACGCAGAATATGCGGAATCGCCCCTATTTCCTCCGGCATTGTCCCAGGCGCCATTATTCGCCCTGGAAACCGGGGGAACCGATATTGCCCATTTTTGTTTTCCCCAAAAAGCCGTAATGATAGTAGGCTCCGAGGAATTGGGGGTAAGCCACGAAGCATTAGCCGCCGCAGACGCCTCTCTGGGCCGGCTCTCTATCCCCACCTATGGCGCCAAAGGCTCCCTGAACGCATCGGTAGCCTTTGGTATCGCCCTGCAAGCCTGGGCAGCCGCCTTAGTATTGCATGAAGCAACCTAATTGCTTATCCTTACCCTATGGACGGCAATGCCACAAAAACAAAAAGCAGACAATTCGCTGTTAAAATTATACAGATTTACAAGAACCTCTCAAATAACAAGAAAGAATATGTTATGTCTGAACAGCTTTTGCGCGCCGGTACGGGAATAGGGGCTAATCTCGCAGAAGCGGAATGTGCCGCCAACAAACCCGAATTCATAGCTAAGGTTCAGCAAGCTTTAGAAAAATGCGCTGAAACCCGGTATTGGCTGGAAATTCTCGGTGAAGCAGATTTGATTACAGAATTTGAATGTAAAAACAATATCCAGGAATGCGACGAATTGCGGAAAATACTGTTCTATACAATCAAGAGTCTTAAAACATCACCAGGACAAGATCCGAAACCGGCGGTCCCGCAAGCAGCGCAGCCACCATCTCCACAACCCAAAAAAGTCCAATAAGCTTCTATAAAGTAAGCACCGGGTACTAAACACGACTTGCGAATAAAAGGGTGTGTTTCACGTGAAACACTCGGAACGCCCTTACCCTTTCAATTCCTTAACGGCACCGATACAGCCATCACTTAAAAACCGCAGATCCGATCCGGCAATAATATACCTGAACCCCAGTTTGGAAAATTGTTTCGCTTGCTCCACTGAAAAAGTAAAGATACCCGCATATTTGCCGTATTTAGCGGTAATTTCCAGAACCGTGTCCATAATTTTTTGTACCTGGGGTGCATTTATCTGTCCGGGAATACCCATGGACTGGGAAAGATCAAAGGGGCCGATAAAAATAACATCCACCCCGGGAACCTGGGCAATGGCGTCAAGGCTGGGAACCCCGGCTATATTTTCGCACTGCACCGCTATCAGAAGATTGTCATTGGCTTGCTTAAAATAATTCGGCAGATCGATACCCATACCGTAATCGGCGCCCCGGCCAAGACCAACGCCCCGGAATCCCTGGGGAGCGTATTTTGCAGCCCG from Treponema primitia ZAS-2 includes:
- a CDS encoding HpcH/HpaI aldolase family protein is translated as MHTNIAKEKLKAGETIYGVFSNGVSAEMVEIMALAGFDFITIDSEHAPSSDETNRLLIMAAESRNTPIFIRTPNKLDSSILRSLDIGAQGLLLPQVNSVEEAEEIIRAAKYAPQGFRGVGLGRGADYGMGIDLPNYFKQANDNLLIAVQCENIAGVPSLDAIAQVPGVDVIFIGPFDLSQSMGIPGQINAPQVQKIMDTVLEITAKYGKYAGIFTFSVEQAKQFSKLGFRYIIAGSDLRFLSDGCIGAVKELKG
- a CDS encoding four helix bundle protein, translating into MDGNATKTKSRQFAVKIIQIYKNLSNNKKEYVMSEQLLRAGTGIGANLAEAECAANKPEFIAKVQQALEKCAETRYWLEILGEADLITEFECKNNIQECDELRKILFYTIKSLKTSPGQDPKPAVPQAAQPPSPQPKKVQ